A genome region from Fibrobacter sp. UWB11 includes the following:
- a CDS encoding tetratricopeptide repeat protein, which translates to MFRGRFFALVLFAALLEGCTCCAYLNHMFNAERLYDEATELRTARLDSVPDETQSYPGSEESQKYEKIIEKGSRVLERFPKNKKRTAEAVFLIAESYRHKADWPKAITKYDEYERYFADNDSMRAVEYQRAYCLYRNQEFNISRFALEPVVADKNHPYYFQGLNLLSLLDEKSEAPEQAIAALEAVLADTSGTPYMKGKAHFRLAGLYFKMENWEKAHHHYNAKEIENLNDRERQTAGEQSAECLVNSKEYLKAADEFKQLYKNDAYEKQRAIYLVRIGETTLWAGRKADAYVIFNKVNTEYPKTEPSSRSYFNMGDYEQTKTLNYDLAMSYYDSSYIARSISEYGRKSRERRYALRSLVSMRDRNEEILQSKDSVPNMKSFFKNEFMIAELFLLKLSEADSALARLTNVIEKSDDTASVMRASYARAFIYDEFLHDPDTAEELYKEIIEKYPNTDYAKQAQANIGMRVTMKTREDEARDRYMEAESLWTVASEMPVNKMELVDSAYATAFYAFDNVYKDYPQTQSGVQALYMKAVYFQMNPERLDSAAAIYRYLRDHHGQTAWGKQAAYVLNTRLTTTDDDLAKLRKRTAKTIENLDRNSARYYEELNAKPEEKKAEIISKEDEILENTYNSMYDFE; encoded by the coding sequence ATGTTCCGTGGTCGTTTTTTTGCTTTAGTTTTGTTTGCTGCGTTGTTGGAAGGTTGCACTTGCTGCGCCTACTTGAATCACATGTTCAATGCAGAGCGGCTATATGACGAAGCGACCGAACTCCGTACTGCGCGTTTGGATAGCGTCCCCGACGAAACTCAGTCTTACCCGGGCAGCGAAGAATCCCAGAAGTACGAAAAAATCATCGAAAAAGGCTCCCGTGTGTTGGAACGCTTCCCCAAAAACAAGAAGCGCACCGCCGAGGCCGTTTTCCTCATTGCGGAGTCTTACAGACATAAGGCCGATTGGCCCAAGGCTATCACCAAGTACGATGAATACGAACGTTATTTTGCCGATAACGATTCTATGCGCGCCGTAGAATACCAGCGTGCCTATTGCCTTTATCGTAACCAGGAATTCAATATCAGCCGTTTTGCGCTGGAACCCGTAGTTGCCGATAAGAACCACCCTTACTATTTTCAGGGTTTGAACCTCCTTTCGCTTTTGGATGAAAAATCTGAAGCGCCCGAGCAGGCGATTGCCGCTTTGGAAGCCGTGCTTGCCGATACAAGCGGAACTCCGTACATGAAGGGCAAGGCTCATTTCCGTTTGGCCGGGCTCTACTTCAAGATGGAAAATTGGGAAAAGGCCCACCATCATTATAATGCCAAGGAAATCGAAAACTTGAACGATCGCGAACGCCAGACGGCGGGCGAGCAGTCGGCGGAATGCCTTGTGAACTCGAAGGAATACCTCAAGGCCGCAGACGAATTCAAGCAACTGTACAAGAACGATGCTTATGAAAAGCAACGTGCAATTTACCTGGTCCGTATAGGTGAAACAACGCTTTGGGCCGGTCGCAAAGCCGATGCCTACGTGATTTTCAATAAGGTCAATACGGAGTATCCCAAGACGGAACCTTCTTCGCGCAGTTACTTTAACATGGGCGATTATGAACAGACCAAGACGCTGAATTACGACCTTGCCATGTCTTATTACGACAGCAGTTATATTGCAAGATCAATTAGCGAATATGGTAGAAAGTCCCGTGAACGTCGCTATGCATTGAGAAGCCTTGTTTCGATGCGTGACCGCAACGAGGAAATTCTCCAAAGCAAAGATTCTGTCCCCAATATGAAGTCGTTCTTCAAGAATGAGTTTATGATTGCGGAACTCTTTTTGCTCAAGCTTTCCGAAGCGGATAGCGCCCTTGCAAGGCTTACGAACGTGATTGAAAAGTCCGACGACACGGCAAGCGTGATGCGTGCTTCTTATGCACGAGCTTTTATCTATGATGAATTTTTGCATGATCCGGATACGGCCGAAGAACTGTACAAGGAAATCATCGAGAAATACCCGAATACGGATTACGCTAAGCAGGCCCAGGCAAATATTGGCATGCGCGTGACAATGAAAACGCGTGAAGACGAAGCTCGTGACCGTTACATGGAGGCTGAAAGCCTGTGGACGGTGGCTTCGGAAATGCCGGTGAACAAGATGGAGCTGGTGGACTCCGCTTATGCGACTGCATTCTATGCGTTTGACAATGTCTATAAGGACTATCCGCAGACTCAGTCCGGTGTGCAGGCTCTTTACATGAAGGCCGTTTATTTCCAGATGAATCCTGAAAGATTGGATAGCGCTGCTGCGATTTATCGATATCTTCGCGATCATCATGGTCAGACCGCTTGGGGCAAGCAGGCTGCTTACGTGCTTAATACGCGCCTTACGACAACGGATGATGACCTTGCCAAATTGCGCAAGCGTACTGCCAAAACTATTGAGAATTTGGATAGAAATTCTGCTAGATATTACGAAGAATTGAATGCCAAGCCCGAAGAAAAGAAGGCTGAAATCATAAGCAAAGAAGACGAAATCCTCGAGAATACATATAACAGCATGTACGATTTTGAATAA
- a CDS encoding DJ-1/PfpI family protein yields MAKAAKKVLLLCGDFTEDYETMVPFQSMSMLGYQVDAVCPDKKAGETVATAIHDFLGEQTYSESRGHNFALTADFDAVNVKDYEGLFITGGRAPEYIRLNPQVIKIVKEFFKAKKPVAAICHGPQVLAAAGVLKGYKATAYPAVGPDITLAGGKYEAVNVDEAVVDRNLVTAPAWPGDTAIVREFVKLMGAKIKI; encoded by the coding sequence ATGGCAAAAGCTGCTAAAAAAGTTCTACTTCTCTGTGGTGATTTTACCGAAGACTACGAAACGATGGTTCCGTTCCAGTCTATGTCCATGCTTGGCTATCAGGTAGATGCCGTGTGCCCTGACAAGAAGGCTGGCGAAACTGTTGCTACTGCAATCCATGATTTCTTGGGCGAACAGACTTATTCTGAATCTCGAGGCCATAACTTTGCCCTTACGGCAGATTTCGATGCAGTGAATGTTAAGGATTACGAAGGCCTGTTCATTACGGGCGGTCGAGCTCCGGAATACATTCGCTTGAATCCGCAGGTCATCAAGATTGTGAAGGAATTTTTCAAGGCCAAGAAACCTGTGGCTGCTATTTGCCATGGTCCGCAGGTGCTTGCTGCTGCGGGCGTGCTGAAAGGATACAAGGCTACGGCTTATCCTGCTGTTGGCCCAGATATTACTCTTGCTGGCGGTAAGTATGAGGCTGTGAATGTTGACGAAGCTGTTGTGGACCGCAACTTGGTTACGGCACCGGCATGGCCTGGCGACACTGCTATTGTTCGCGAATTCGTGAAACTCATGGGTGCAAAAATCAAGATTTAA
- a CDS encoding Mrp/NBP35 family ATP-binding protein produces the protein MQLNEQNILSALRAVQDPDLHKNIVELNFVQNLKIEGTKVSFDLRLTTPACPIRDRFKDQCIAIVKSLGATEVEVSLTSSQGRVGEDNSAAKAPQNSHIGEVAHVVAVASGKGGVGKSTVTANLAMALSLSGARVGILDADIYGPSMGLMFGIDKAPEVFEDNTIAPVEAKGGISIVSMCMFADSDKATIWRGPMVSQMIQHFIHHVRWGKLDYLLVDFPPGTGDIQLTLTQNCPMAGAVVVTTPQEVALADCRKGLAMFDNVGVPVIGVVENMSYFICDECGKHHNIFPAGGGQKIAEKWGVPLIGKVPLEPAVAGCGDEGTPAVLRYPNSESAKVFMDTAETVVRTLAVFESEGDGVLKNFNYDFEQLPVEEV, from the coding sequence ATGCAACTGAATGAACAAAATATTTTAAGTGCTTTGCGTGCAGTCCAAGATCCAGACTTGCACAAGAATATTGTAGAACTAAACTTTGTTCAAAACCTAAAAATTGAAGGCACTAAGGTTTCTTTCGATTTGCGTCTCACGACCCCGGCATGCCCGATTCGCGACCGTTTCAAGGACCAGTGCATTGCCATCGTGAAAAGCCTTGGTGCAACCGAAGTTGAAGTCTCGCTCACTTCTTCGCAGGGTCGCGTGGGCGAAGACAATTCCGCTGCAAAGGCTCCGCAGAATTCGCACATTGGCGAAGTTGCGCATGTGGTTGCAGTGGCGAGTGGCAAGGGCGGTGTGGGCAAATCGACCGTGACGGCGAACCTCGCTATGGCGCTCAGCCTTTCTGGTGCTCGCGTGGGAATTCTCGATGCGGATATTTACGGCCCCTCCATGGGTCTCATGTTTGGCATTGACAAGGCGCCTGAAGTTTTCGAAGACAATACGATTGCTCCTGTCGAAGCGAAGGGTGGCATTAGCATCGTCTCGATGTGCATGTTTGCAGACTCCGATAAGGCGACCATCTGGCGTGGACCGATGGTTTCGCAAATGATCCAGCACTTCATTCACCATGTGCGTTGGGGCAAACTCGACTATCTCCTTGTGGATTTTCCTCCAGGAACCGGTGATATCCAGCTGACGCTCACGCAGAATTGCCCGATGGCAGGTGCGGTTGTCGTGACGACTCCGCAGGAGGTGGCTCTCGCGGACTGCCGTAAGGGGCTTGCCATGTTCGATAACGTGGGCGTTCCTGTGATTGGCGTCGTCGAAAACATGAGCTATTTCATTTGTGATGAGTGCGGCAAGCATCACAATATTTTCCCTGCGGGTGGCGGTCAGAAAATTGCTGAAAAATGGGGCGTGCCGCTTATTGGCAAGGTCCCGCTAGAACCTGCTGTTGCGGGTTGCGGCGATGAAGGTACTCCTGCTGTGCTCCGTTATCCGAACTCCGAATCGGCGAAGGTCTTTATGGATACGGCAGAAACTGTAGTCCGCACTCTTGCCGTGTTTGAATCCGAAGGCGATGGAGTCCTCAAAAACTTCAATTACGATTTCGAACAGCTACCTGTGGAGGAAGTATGA
- a CDS encoding ATP-binding cassette domain-containing protein yields the protein MEFKRFEALIEMFPQVQIFSTEGEDLDRVITHFLNQRKNVSTMSEAMQRKIQQALAPFFQQRFISLHDAEAPLVRNLLLDKKFFLQTDRYIDDMAWPLTDPEKLGEALNIADLAEGILDRKLLSLSNGELRRVLLARMWMEKPEWVYFNDLFGGLDPEYRAHLAGCVADLAKRPGLNVVVRLAREDELLPEIPAFVYADKTFTQYAGELPKAAATPKFKKAELKDYEIVDLRGGAHCHPEQTKCVEGSQKALDSSTSPNGSAQNDTDAEILFDLKHVNVRFGDTDVLKDLNWTVHKGEHWAVMGENGAGKSTLLGLLTADHPQIYNNDITLLGERPGHGLNIWDHKAKLGFFSPEMALQYREDLSLLDVLCTGFTPNLCRAENITWEEKAKAREWLTYLGFEDTSISIRKISPIDKRLVLMARAAIRPPKVLLLDEPTQGLKGEYREKLFHLLQLLSTETTLILVSHYEEEWPPCMTHLLRMPKFSL from the coding sequence ATGGAATTCAAGCGCTTTGAAGCTCTGATTGAGATGTTTCCGCAGGTGCAAATTTTCAGCACTGAGGGCGAAGATCTTGACCGAGTCATTACTCATTTTTTGAATCAACGTAAAAATGTCTCCACGATGTCGGAGGCTATGCAACGTAAAATCCAGCAGGCGTTGGCCCCGTTCTTCCAGCAGCGTTTTATCAGCTTGCATGATGCGGAAGCCCCGTTGGTGCGCAACCTGCTTTTGGACAAGAAGTTCTTTTTGCAGACGGACCGCTACATTGACGATATGGCGTGGCCGCTGACCGACCCCGAAAAGCTTGGCGAAGCTTTGAACATCGCTGACCTTGCCGAAGGGATTCTCGATCGTAAATTGTTGAGCCTTTCGAATGGTGAGTTGCGCCGAGTGCTCTTGGCCCGCATGTGGATGGAAAAGCCGGAATGGGTTTATTTCAATGACTTGTTTGGCGGACTTGATCCGGAGTACCGTGCGCATTTGGCAGGCTGCGTTGCTGACCTTGCAAAGCGCCCTGGCTTGAATGTTGTGGTGCGCCTCGCTCGCGAAGATGAACTGCTCCCGGAAATTCCGGCGTTTGTTTATGCGGACAAGACGTTCACGCAGTATGCGGGTGAACTCCCAAAAGCCGCTGCAACTCCGAAGTTCAAAAAAGCAGAACTCAAGGATTACGAAATTGTTGATTTGAGAGGCGGCGCGCATTGTCATCCTGAGCAAACGAAGTGCGTCGAAGGATCTCAAAAAGCTTTGGATTCTTCGACTTCGCCTAACGGCTCCGCTCAGAATGACACGGATGCTGAAATCCTCTTTGACCTTAAGCACGTGAATGTTCGTTTTGGCGACACGGATGTGCTCAAGGATTTGAACTGGACGGTCCACAAGGGTGAACATTGGGCCGTGATGGGCGAGAATGGTGCTGGCAAGAGTACGCTTTTGGGCTTGCTTACTGCTGACCATCCGCAGATTTACAACAACGACATTACGCTCCTCGGTGAACGCCCGGGGCATGGTCTTAACATTTGGGATCACAAAGCAAAGCTTGGTTTCTTCTCTCCAGAAATGGCACTCCAGTATCGCGAAGACTTGAGCCTTTTGGATGTGCTTTGCACGGGCTTTACGCCGAACCTCTGCCGTGCCGAAAACATCACATGGGAAGAGAAGGCGAAGGCGCGCGAATGGCTTACGTATTTGGGCTTTGAAGATACTTCGATTTCTATCCGTAAGATTTCACCGATTGACAAACGCTTGGTGCTGATGGCTCGTGCTGCAATCCGCCCGCCGAAAGTGCTGTTGCTTGACGAACCGACGCAAGGTCTTAAAGGCGAATATCGCGAAAAGTTGTTCCACCTGTTGCAATTGCTTTCAACGGAAACGACGCTCATCTTGGTGAGCCATTATGAAGAAGAATGGCCGCCCTGCATGACACATCTCCTTCGCATGCCGAAGTTCTCGTTGTAG
- a CDS encoding DUF971 domain-containing protein yields MIQPKKVFRTKEGKLGFEWNDGTRTACDVRKLRLACPCALCVDEHTGEKLLDESTVPLDVKLEHIQSIGRYAVGLSFSDGHRSGIYPYDKLKELTKSA; encoded by the coding sequence ATGATCCAGCCAAAGAAAGTTTTCAGAACAAAAGAGGGCAAACTTGGCTTTGAATGGAACGATGGAACTCGCACCGCATGCGATGTCCGCAAACTCCGCTTAGCTTGTCCGTGTGCGCTCTGCGTTGATGAACATACAGGCGAAAAGCTCTTGGACGAATCAACAGTTCCCTTGGATGTAAAGCTTGAACATATCCAGTCGATTGGCCGCTATGCAGTGGGGCTCTCTTTTAGCGATGGACATCGTTCGGGAATTTACCCGTATGATAAACTCAAGGAATTGACGAAATCTGCATAA
- the crcB gene encoding fluoride efflux transporter CrcB encodes MNYLYVAIGGALGSVLRYFLSLVIPKVAGFPWPTFVANVLGCLCIGIFSGLFLKCGSLSPNLKLFLVTGFCGGFTTFSTFANENLALLQSGKVGMFAAYALASFVLGVAACAAGFYIAGFNR; translated from the coding sequence ATGAATTATTTATACGTGGCAATCGGTGGTGCTCTCGGTAGCGTATTGCGTTACTTCCTCTCATTGGTGATTCCCAAGGTTGCGGGATTCCCGTGGCCGACCTTTGTCGCAAATGTCTTGGGTTGCCTTTGCATTGGAATTTTTTCGGGACTCTTCCTTAAATGCGGTAGCTTGTCGCCAAACCTCAAACTCTTTTTGGTGACGGGCTTTTGCGGCGGCTTTACGACGTTCAGCACTTTTGCAAACGAGAACCTTGCTCTCCTCCAAAGCGGAAAAGTCGGAATGTTCGCTGCATACGCACTTGCTAGCTTTGTACTTGGTGTTGCCGCCTGCGCTGCAGGCTTTTATATCGCAGGATTCAATCGTTAA
- a CDS encoding RNA polymerase sigma factor RpoD/SigA — translation MSDFNEALYFRDLNRYPTLTPQEESALLKIIKNGETEEIRKSALQRLIRGNLRFVVSVARKYQGRGLSLLDLINEGNLGLFKAAKRFDMDKDVKFISYAVWWIRQSIQKALFEQVGAVRIPPNKLALVNRFKRALMQNGGDYDKTISMEEFAPYERDIVEVMEKIVDISLDAPIGDDAGVSSADSVSTLMDVLGSDGNQDEDMEREERKKLIQETLSSLPQREEEILRMFYGLDTVEDTTLKDIGEDLKLSRERVRQIKNKTLRRLQKSKEHKEKLADFLEI, via the coding sequence ATGAGTGATTTTAACGAAGCTCTTTATTTTCGTGACTTGAATAGGTATCCTACGCTGACTCCGCAGGAGGAATCGGCGCTGTTGAAAATCATCAAGAACGGTGAAACCGAAGAAATTCGAAAGTCTGCCTTGCAGCGCCTTATCCGTGGTAACTTGCGATTTGTGGTGAGTGTTGCCCGCAAGTACCAAGGTCGTGGCCTTTCCCTTTTGGATTTGATTAACGAAGGTAACCTCGGTCTTTTCAAGGCGGCTAAGCGCTTTGATATGGACAAGGACGTGAAGTTTATCAGCTACGCCGTGTGGTGGATCCGTCAGTCTATCCAGAAGGCTTTGTTCGAACAGGTGGGCGCAGTCCGCATTCCGCCTAACAAGCTTGCTCTTGTAAATCGCTTCAAGCGCGCCTTGATGCAGAACGGCGGTGACTACGACAAGACCATCTCGATGGAAGAATTTGCTCCGTACGAACGCGACATCGTCGAAGTCATGGAAAAGATTGTTGATATTTCGCTCGATGCTCCGATTGGCGACGATGCCGGTGTTTCCAGTGCCGACTCCGTGAGTACGCTTATGGACGTGCTCGGTAGCGATGGCAATCAGGACGAGGACATGGAACGCGAAGAGCGCAAAAAGCTCATTCAGGAAACGCTTTCGTCCCTCCCGCAGCGTGAAGAAGAAATCCTCCGCATGTTCTATGGTCTCGATACCGTCGAAGATACGACCCTCAAGGACATTGGCGAAGATTTGAAACTGAGCCGTGAACGTGTCCGCCAGATCAAGAACAAGACTTTGCGCCGCTTGCAGAAGAGCAAGGAGCACAAAGAAAAACTGGCTGACTTTTTGGAAATTTAA
- a CDS encoding tetratricopeptide repeat protein has translation MATTSSASRTAAYLFLFCFFGALIAYGGYKLYNKYGPSKIVVGEIPFGLESGTSVLNGDAPNFKADVERLPVQAQAEFRRAGELSRSGATKAAYEIYDALVLLYPNVDAAVWGEVNTLFHMDSVTEVMRDRAELLIGRLMARYPNTGISFYLDSRKSLLAGNLTVAVELAKMASNRSPSIYEIRLWYAELLLKNGNMREAAGECRAAISLSSGDSQRAFELLAKIYHDEGVLDSAALVIDYALTQFPLSSDLLLLRGHLAEYNGKFDEAEKTYQRIIAFRPDFEKARRAMATIGEKTPPGKNGMYAGSSRDRAQVACDILAPLVERYPENLPLREALGIAYTKGHMFDMARREFNYILKNDPEYPDIKARISELEQVRRAAIEEYNNGLTANLNRAVDSLRENMMPEKKHDFSTKLGHYLVRYGASSQEFFRKYSPANFKQVKRFVWQESFYENPYHHTYTVVFDSLNRFKEVHVVVFDSASNSNHLGVAPEIFSRLLKQNSRISGIGNNTGETDCGNGVVLDAAVWETRDNFEILARIVGKPAEVRMVRLDRKTLPPSGMKLCDYLPLLMEF, from the coding sequence ATGGCGACAACCTCATCTGCTTCTCGCACTGCAGCGTACCTTTTTCTGTTTTGTTTCTTTGGGGCGCTGATTGCGTATGGTGGGTACAAACTTTACAATAAATATGGTCCCTCAAAAATTGTAGTGGGGGAAATCCCGTTCGGACTTGAATCTGGCACGTCTGTGCTGAATGGAGATGCTCCGAACTTCAAAGCCGATGTCGAAAGGCTCCCGGTGCAGGCTCAAGCCGAATTCCGCCGTGCAGGTGAACTCTCTCGTAGCGGGGCGACTAAGGCCGCTTATGAAATTTACGATGCGCTTGTACTTTTGTACCCGAATGTCGATGCTGCTGTTTGGGGCGAAGTCAATACGTTATTCCACATGGATTCCGTAACGGAAGTGATGCGCGACCGTGCCGAACTGTTGATCGGGCGCCTGATGGCTCGTTACCCCAATACGGGAATCAGTTTTTATCTCGATAGCCGCAAGTCGCTCCTTGCTGGGAATTTGACCGTTGCCGTTGAACTTGCAAAAATGGCAAGCAACCGCTCTCCGTCTATTTACGAAATCAGACTGTGGTATGCGGAACTCCTGCTCAAGAATGGAAACATGAGGGAAGCCGCAGGCGAATGTCGCGCCGCCATCAGTCTTTCTTCGGGCGATTCGCAACGTGCATTTGAACTTTTGGCCAAGATTTATCATGACGAAGGCGTGCTCGATAGTGCAGCCCTTGTTATCGATTATGCTTTGACGCAGTTCCCGCTTTCGTCGGATTTGCTTTTGTTGCGTGGACATCTTGCCGAATACAATGGCAAGTTCGATGAGGCCGAAAAGACGTACCAGCGTATTATTGCGTTCCGTCCCGATTTTGAAAAGGCCCGCCGCGCCATGGCGACGATTGGTGAAAAGACTCCTCCCGGCAAGAACGGAATGTACGCGGGGTCTTCTAGGGATCGTGCTCAGGTTGCATGCGACATTCTCGCTCCGCTCGTAGAACGTTACCCGGAAAACTTGCCGCTCCGCGAAGCGCTTGGCATCGCTTATACTAAAGGCCACATGTTCGATATGGCTCGCCGCGAGTTCAACTACATCCTCAAGAACGACCCGGAATACCCGGACATCAAGGCTCGCATCAGTGAACTTGAACAAGTCCGCAGGGCCGCCATTGAAGAATACAATAACGGCCTTACCGCTAACTTGAACCGCGCTGTGGATAGCCTTCGTGAAAACATGATGCCCGAAAAGAAACATGACTTCTCGACGAAATTGGGCCATTATCTTGTTCGTTACGGTGCATCTTCGCAGGAATTCTTTAGAAAGTATTCTCCGGCTAATTTTAAACAAGTGAAACGTTTTGTGTGGCAGGAATCCTTCTATGAAAATCCTTACCACCATACCTATACGGTCGTCTTTGATTCGTTGAACCGCTTTAAGGAAGTTCATGTGGTTGTTTTTGATTCCGCATCGAATTCTAACCATTTGGGGGTTGCTCCTGAGATTTTCTCTCGTCTTCTCAAGCAGAATTCCAGAATTTCGGGAATCGGCAATAACACCGGTGAAACGGATTGTGGAAACGGCGTTGTCTTGGATGCAGCCGTTTGGGAAACCCGCGATAACTTCGAAATTTTGGCCCGCATTGTCGGAAAACCGGCCGAAGTTCGCATGGTTCGCCTCGATCGCAAAACTTTGCCCCCGTCAGGCATGAAACTTTGCGATTATCTGCCGCTTCTTATGGAATTTTAG